In a genomic window of Mycolicibacter heraklionensis:
- the mftC gene encoding mycofactocin radical SAM maturase (MftC is a radical SAM/SPASM enzyme that catalyzes the first two steps in biosynthesis of the electron carrier mycofactocin from the terminal Val-Tyr dipeptide of the precursor peptide MftA.), producing the protein MTSVAPVPRLIEQFEHGLDAPICLTWELTYACNLACVHCLSSSGKRDPRELSTQQCKDIIDELERMQVFYVNIGGGEPTVRSDFWELVDYATEHHVGVKFSTNGLRITAEVAAKLAASDYVDVQISLDGATAEVNDPIRGPGSFDMAIRALENLAAAGFSDAKISVVATRHNIDQLDDFAALASRYGATLRITRLRPSGRGADVWDDLHPTADQQVQLYDWLVANGERVLTGDSFFHLSGLGAPGALAGLNMCGAGRVVCLIDPVGDVYACPFAIHDRFLAGNVLSDGGFDNVWKNAPLFRELREPQSAGACGSCNHYDSCRGGCMAAKFFTGLPLDGPDPECVQGYGAPALAADRTKPRPAADHSRGKPITTVVPLTLSMRPPARLCNESPI; encoded by the coding sequence ATGACATCCGTGGCACCGGTGCCCCGGCTGATCGAACAATTCGAGCACGGGCTTGACGCGCCGATCTGCCTGACGTGGGAGCTGACCTACGCCTGCAACCTGGCGTGCGTGCACTGCCTGTCCTCGTCGGGTAAGCGCGACCCCCGCGAGCTGTCCACGCAGCAATGCAAGGACATCATCGACGAGCTCGAACGCATGCAGGTGTTCTACGTCAACATCGGTGGCGGGGAACCCACTGTGCGGTCGGACTTTTGGGAGCTGGTGGACTACGCCACCGAGCACCACGTCGGGGTGAAGTTCTCCACCAACGGCCTGCGGATCACCGCCGAGGTGGCGGCCAAGCTGGCGGCCAGCGACTACGTCGACGTCCAGATCTCCCTGGATGGCGCCACCGCCGAGGTCAACGACCCGATCCGCGGTCCCGGCTCGTTCGACATGGCGATCCGGGCACTGGAGAACCTGGCCGCGGCCGGATTCTCCGACGCCAAGATCTCGGTGGTGGCGACTCGCCACAACATCGATCAGCTCGACGACTTCGCCGCCCTGGCCAGCCGGTACGGGGCCACGCTGCGCATCACCCGGCTGCGGCCATCGGGGCGGGGCGCCGACGTGTGGGACGACCTGCACCCGACCGCCGACCAGCAGGTCCAGCTCTATGACTGGCTGGTGGCCAACGGGGAACGGGTGCTCACCGGTGACTCCTTCTTCCACCTGTCCGGTCTGGGCGCACCCGGTGCGCTGGCCGGACTGAACATGTGCGGCGCCGGTCGGGTGGTGTGCCTCATCGACCCGGTCGGCGATGTCTACGCCTGCCCGTTCGCCATCCACGACCGTTTCCTCGCCGGAAACGTGTTGTCCGACGGTGGTTTCGACAACGTCTGGAAGAACGCCCCGCTGTTCCGGGAACTGCGGGAGCCGCAGTCCGCAGGGGCCTGCGGAAGCTGCAACCACTACGACAGCTGCCGCGGCGGCTGCATGGCCGCCAAGTTCTTCACCGGCCTGCCGCTCGATGGCCCCGACCCGGAATGCGTCCAGGGCTACGGCGCTCCCGCGTTGGCCGCCGATCGCACCAAGCCCCGTCCGGCCGCGGACCATTCCCGCGGCAAGCCGATCACCACTGTGGTGCCGTTGACGCTGTCCATGCGTCCGCCGGCCCGCCTCTGCAATGAAAGCCCCATCTGA
- the mftB gene encoding mycofactocin biosynthesis chaperone MftB (MftB, a small protein, is a peptide chaperone that assists the radical SAM enzyme MftC in performing two modifications to the C-terminal Val-Tyr dipeptide of the mycofactocin precursor peptide, MftA. MftB's role is analogous to the role of PqqD in the biosynthesis of PQQ, a cofactor that derives entirely from a Tyr and a Glu in the precursor PqqA.): MPEVAVASEATAFDPDRGWELHPQVALRPEPFGALLYHFGTRKLSFLKNRTIVEVVRSLPDHDDVRSACRAAGVDDADQGPYLHALRVLADSKMLMPREGQ, from the coding sequence ATGCCGGAGGTCGCCGTGGCGTCGGAGGCAACTGCGTTCGACCCCGACCGCGGCTGGGAGCTGCACCCGCAGGTGGCGCTCCGTCCGGAGCCGTTTGGTGCGCTGCTGTACCACTTCGGCACCCGTAAGTTGTCGTTCCTGAAGAACCGCACCATCGTCGAGGTGGTGCGGTCTCTTCCAGACCACGACGATGTCCGATCCGCCTGCCGCGCAGCCGGAGTCGACGACGCCGACCAGGGTCCGTACCTGCATGCGCTGCGCGTGCTGGCGGATTCGAAGATGCTGATGCCCAGGGAGGGCCAATGA
- the mftA gene encoding mycofactocin precursor MftA (Mycofactocin is a small molecule electron carrier derived from the final two amino acids, Val-Tyr, of MftA, the mycofactocin precursor. It plays a role in redox homeostasis and the metabolism of alcohols and aldehydes in Actinobacteria, including Mycobacterium tuberculosis.), with the protein MDQNQQNDTAEIVTETLVEEVSIDGMCGVY; encoded by the coding sequence ATGGACCAGAACCAGCAGAACGACACCGCCGAGATCGTCACCGAGACCCTGGTCGAAGAGGTGTCCATCGACGGCATGTGCGGCGTCTACTGA
- the mftR gene encoding mycofactocin system transcriptional regulator (MftR, the mycofactocin system transcriptional regulator, is an uncharacterized TetR family DNA-binding transcription factor. Its role is inferred by context. It occurs as part of the biosynthesis locus for mycofactocin, a partially characterized electron carrier derived from the terminal Val-Tyr dipeptide of the precursor peptide MftA, through a radical SAM enzyme-mediated process.), translated as MGGTPEPHPRAGRRRSTTPQHITDVAIDLFAARGFGEVSVDDVAQAAGIGRRTVFRYYASKNAIPWGDFDAHLQQLRDLLDGIEPEAPLGDALRAALLAFNTFDESETARHRRRMRVILQTDELQAYSMTMYAGWRNVIAEYVARRAGLDADDPRPQTVAWMMLGVALSAYERWLGDESLALPPVLGEAFDAIRGGLD; from the coding sequence ATGGGCGGTACGCCGGAACCGCATCCCCGCGCCGGGCGGCGTCGCTCCACCACCCCGCAGCACATCACCGACGTGGCCATCGACCTGTTCGCCGCCCGCGGATTCGGTGAGGTCAGCGTCGACGATGTGGCGCAGGCCGCCGGCATCGGCCGTCGCACGGTGTTCCGGTACTACGCCTCCAAGAACGCCATCCCGTGGGGTGACTTCGACGCGCACCTGCAACAGCTGCGGGACCTGCTGGACGGTATCGAGCCGGAGGCACCGCTCGGTGATGCGCTGCGGGCGGCACTGTTGGCGTTCAACACCTTCGACGAGAGCGAGACGGCGCGCCACCGCCGGCGGATGCGGGTGATCCTGCAGACCGATGAGCTGCAGGCGTACTCGATGACGATGTACGCCGGCTGGCGCAACGTCATCGCGGAATACGTGGCACGCCGAGCGGGCCTGGACGCTGACGACCCGCGACCACAGACGGTGGCGTGGATGATGCTGGGGGTGGCGCTCAGCGCCTACGAACGCTGGCTGGGCGACGAGTCACTGGCCTTGCCACCGGTTCTCGGCGAGGCGTTCGACGCGATCCGCGGCGGCCTGGACTGA
- a CDS encoding endonuclease domain-containing protein, with product MTDELDMLLAEQGGVATAGQFQRYLGRAAFETSVARGDLAQVWFGVYSRSDPDTTLRLAGLDLRAGEQVAVCLGTAAAAYGFDTEGDPDLHVLNPVGRQLRKSDGLVVHRRQGAPLAIVDGRLATEAGWTAVEVARSLRRPRALATLDAALRSGTCDRRQLRCAAARQSGRRGIVIVRDLIPLADGRSDSAMESEARLGMLDGGLPPPELQYEIVDHNFQTWRVDFAWPGFRVAVEYDSYDFHSSPEALRRERRKRAALQDVGWAVLSIVDDDVRRRSWDMVRRIERELSRSRAA from the coding sequence ATGACCGACGAACTGGACATGCTGCTGGCCGAGCAGGGCGGGGTGGCAACCGCCGGACAGTTTCAGCGCTATCTTGGCCGCGCCGCGTTCGAAACGAGCGTCGCCCGCGGCGACCTCGCCCAGGTGTGGTTCGGCGTGTATTCCCGGAGCGATCCCGATACGACGCTGCGGCTGGCGGGTCTGGATCTGAGAGCCGGTGAACAAGTCGCGGTCTGCCTTGGAACCGCCGCTGCAGCATACGGTTTCGACACCGAGGGGGATCCCGACCTACACGTGCTGAACCCGGTCGGTCGTCAACTGCGTAAATCCGATGGGCTGGTGGTGCACCGCCGCCAGGGAGCGCCCCTGGCGATCGTCGACGGCCGGCTTGCCACCGAAGCCGGCTGGACCGCGGTCGAAGTCGCCCGCAGCCTTCGCCGGCCCCGGGCATTGGCCACCCTTGACGCGGCCCTGCGCAGCGGCACTTGTGATCGTCGCCAGTTGCGCTGCGCTGCGGCCCGCCAGTCCGGTCGACGCGGGATCGTCATTGTGCGGGACCTGATCCCGCTGGCCGACGGTCGGTCGGACTCGGCGATGGAGAGCGAAGCGCGGCTGGGGATGCTCGACGGCGGGCTGCCGCCGCCGGAACTGCAATACGAGATCGTCGACCACAACTTCCAGACCTGGCGGGTGGACTTCGCCTGGCCGGGATTTCGGGTCGCGGTCGAATACGACAGTTACGACTTCCACAGCAGCCCCGAGGCCCTCCGCCGGGAGCGGCGCAAGCGCGCCGCGCTGCAGGATGTCGGATGGGCGGTGTTGTCCATTGTCGACGACGACGTACGACGCCGATCCTGGGATATGGTGCGCCGGATCGAACGGGAGTTATCCCGGTCGCGTGCGGCGTGA
- a CDS encoding TIGR03857 family LLM class F420-dependent oxidoreductase produces the protein MGRSERVLHELGYYLLAGAGGEGPAALMDEARRGEELGFGTAFISERWNVKEASSLVGAACAVTNRMQIATAATNHNTRHPLITASWATTMHRLSGGRFTLGIGRGVGALYAAFGIPNVTTAQMADFAQVMRRLWHGEVILGHDGPIGRYQVLFLDPDFREDIRLALVAFGPKTLELGGTLFDDVILHTYFTPETLQRSVRTVKDAAERAGCDPASVRVWSCLATVGDHLPEELRLKKTVARLATYLQGYGDLLVRTNNWDPLVLQRFREDPVVTSIPGGIDHKATAEQIEHIATLLPDEWLEPAATGPARGCAERIRREFDYGADAVILHGATPDELEPVVTAYRDVVG, from the coding sequence ATGGGCCGATCCGAGCGGGTCCTCCACGAGCTGGGCTACTACCTGCTGGCCGGCGCCGGTGGCGAAGGCCCGGCCGCGTTGATGGATGAGGCCCGCCGCGGCGAGGAACTCGGCTTCGGCACCGCATTCATCTCCGAACGCTGGAACGTCAAGGAGGCGTCATCACTGGTCGGGGCGGCGTGCGCAGTCACCAACCGGATGCAGATCGCCACCGCGGCAACCAATCACAACACCCGCCACCCGTTGATCACCGCGTCGTGGGCGACCACCATGCACCGGCTGTCCGGCGGGCGGTTCACCCTCGGCATCGGCCGCGGGGTGGGTGCCCTGTATGCCGCGTTCGGGATTCCCAACGTCACCACCGCGCAGATGGCCGACTTCGCGCAGGTGATGCGGCGCCTGTGGCACGGCGAGGTGATCTTGGGCCACGACGGGCCGATCGGCCGCTACCAGGTGCTGTTCTTGGACCCGGACTTCCGTGAAGACATCCGGCTGGCGCTGGTGGCATTCGGGCCGAAAACCCTCGAGTTGGGTGGGACGCTGTTCGACGACGTCATCCTGCACACCTACTTCACCCCGGAGACCTTGCAGCGCAGTGTGCGCACGGTGAAGGACGCCGCGGAACGCGCCGGCTGCGACCCGGCGAGCGTGCGAGTGTGGTCCTGCCTTGCCACGGTGGGCGATCACCTGCCCGAGGAGCTGCGGCTGAAGAAGACCGTCGCGCGGCTCGCCACCTACCTACAGGGTTATGGCGATCTGCTGGTGCGCACCAACAACTGGGATCCGCTGGTGCTGCAGCGCTTCCGCGAGGACCCGGTGGTGACGTCGATACCGGGCGGTATCGATCACAAAGCCACCGCCGAGCAGATCGAGCACATCGCGACCTTGCTCCCCGACGAATGGCTGGAACCCGCGGCTACCGGACCGGCGCGGGGCTGCGCCGAGCGCATTCGCCGGGAGTTCGACTACGGCGCGGACGCGGTGATCCTGCACGGTGCCACCCCCGACGAGCTGGAGCCGGTGGTCACCGCCTACCGCGACGTCGTGGGTTGA
- a CDS encoding aromatic ring-hydroxylating oxygenase subunit alpha, whose product MKVPFTWKVTGWFMIGWSPEFVAGATRALHYFGEDLVAYRDADGELHVMEAHCKHMGAHLGHGGTVVEDRVECPFHGWQWGPDGCNKYIPYQPDRPNKALRLRVYPVREQHGCVFIWHHPDGAEPHWEMPDIFGKFPQFTAGPQDYYRAYPEFSRRLEGEPVHPQIVAENAADSAHFQYVHHATVTPRVLDWKMVDQEWQFVAGWPDEHADDPEQMALRFHSHLFGLGGAISIFEGVQQHRLIFTCTPVDDGRSDLFYSIWWPRIPGDDSDAPPDDVRARVEKQFLTTVEDDLGIWRYQRYIQNPALSKVDAKPFMTLRKWATQFYDVPA is encoded by the coding sequence ATGAAGGTTCCGTTCACCTGGAAGGTCACCGGCTGGTTCATGATCGGCTGGTCACCGGAGTTCGTCGCCGGAGCGACCCGCGCCCTGCATTACTTCGGCGAGGACCTGGTCGCCTACCGGGACGCCGACGGTGAGCTGCATGTGATGGAGGCGCACTGCAAGCACATGGGCGCCCACCTGGGCCACGGCGGCACGGTGGTCGAAGACCGCGTCGAGTGCCCATTCCACGGCTGGCAGTGGGGGCCCGACGGCTGCAACAAGTACATCCCCTATCAGCCGGACCGGCCGAACAAGGCGTTGCGCCTTCGGGTCTACCCGGTCCGCGAGCAGCACGGCTGCGTGTTCATCTGGCACCACCCCGACGGCGCCGAACCCCACTGGGAGATGCCCGACATCTTCGGCAAGTTTCCCCAGTTCACCGCCGGCCCGCAGGACTACTACCGGGCCTACCCGGAGTTCTCCCGACGCCTGGAGGGCGAACCGGTTCACCCGCAGATCGTGGCCGAGAACGCCGCTGACAGCGCACATTTCCAGTACGTGCACCACGCGACCGTGACACCCAGGGTCCTCGATTGGAAGATGGTCGACCAGGAATGGCAGTTCGTCGCCGGCTGGCCCGACGAGCACGCCGATGACCCGGAGCAGATGGCGTTGCGTTTCCACAGCCACCTGTTCGGACTCGGCGGGGCGATCAGCATCTTCGAGGGCGTACAGCAGCACCGGCTGATCTTCACCTGCACTCCGGTCGACGACGGCCGCTCGGATCTGTTCTATTCGATCTGGTGGCCGCGGATTCCCGGCGATGATTCCGACGCGCCGCCGGATGACGTACGGGCGCGTGTCGAGAAGCAGTTCCTGACCACTGTCGAAGACGACCTGGGCATCTGGCGCTATCAGCGCTACATCCAGAATCCGGCGCTGTCCAAAGTCGACGCGAAACCTTTTATGACCCTCCGGAAATGGGCGACGCAGTTCTACGACGTTCCGGCATGA
- a CDS encoding cysteine hydrolase, which produces MTETLAELVVPERTALITQELQGAVVGPDAGLRMLADEARRVALPNIGRLLPVARAAGVAVVHCLVHRRPDGLGSNHNARLFAAGRSAVRIDPGSPGATLLPEFGPEPSDLVLHRYHGLGPMGRTDLDAVLRNLGVSTIVAVGVSLNVAIPNLVMDAVNAAYRVVVPRDAVAGVPAEYGAAIIDNTLSLLATITTTEELMHTWHS; this is translated from the coding sequence ATGACCGAAACGCTGGCGGAGCTGGTGGTGCCGGAGCGGACCGCGCTCATCACCCAGGAGCTGCAGGGCGCGGTCGTCGGACCCGACGCCGGGCTGCGGATGCTTGCCGACGAGGCGCGCCGCGTTGCACTGCCGAACATCGGCCGACTGCTCCCGGTGGCGCGGGCGGCCGGTGTTGCGGTGGTGCACTGCCTGGTGCACCGTCGCCCGGACGGATTGGGCTCCAACCACAACGCCCGACTGTTCGCCGCCGGCCGCAGCGCGGTGCGCATCGATCCGGGCAGCCCCGGCGCGACCCTGTTGCCCGAGTTCGGGCCGGAGCCGTCTGACCTGGTGCTGCACCGATATCACGGCCTGGGACCGATGGGCCGAACCGATCTGGATGCGGTGCTGCGCAATCTGGGGGTCTCCACCATTGTCGCCGTGGGAGTCTCGCTGAACGTGGCCATCCCGAACCTGGTCATGGACGCGGTCAACGCCGCATACCGCGTGGTGGTGCCCCGCGACGCGGTGGCCGGTGTGCCGGCCGAGTACGGTGCTGCCATCATCGACAACACCCTGTCCCTGCTGGCGACGATCACCACCACAGAGGAGCTGATGCACACGTGGCACTCCTGA
- a CDS encoding acyl-CoA synthetase codes for MALLTQFTVPEVTDAVAAAIPDRDMIVQGDRRYTYAQILERSNRLASYLHSRGLGCHTPRSDLSAHETGQDLLGIYAYNGNEFVETLLGSFRARVAPFNVNYRYVRKELAYLLADSGATALVYHAAFAPTLAEVLPDLPQLKVLIQIADDSGNALLDGAVDYETVLADSSPEPPPVQPSPDDLYVLYTGGTTGMPKGVLWRQHDIFMGSFGGRNLMTAEEVSSIDDIVGPVRENPGVKLMILPPLIHGAAQWAVMTAINTGQTLVFPSVVDHFDADDVVRAIEREKVLSVTVVGDAMARPLLDAIRKGTADVSSLLVVANGGALLTPYVKQQIVETLPGAMVIDGVGSSETGAQMRHMSTSGAVSTGTFAGGPDTCVVAEDLGTVLQPGHDGLGWLGQRGYVPLGYKGDAAKTAATFPVIGETRFAVPGDRARHLEDGSIELLGRDSVTINSGGEKIFAEEVETALASHPGVIDVVVAGRPSERWGQEVVAVVALAEGAAVTAAELIEHAGGSLARYKLPKAVVFRSTIVRSPAGKADYRWAREQAQQG; via the coding sequence GTGGCACTCCTGACCCAGTTCACCGTGCCGGAGGTCACCGACGCGGTGGCCGCGGCGATTCCCGACCGCGACATGATCGTCCAGGGCGACCGGCGCTACACCTATGCGCAGATCCTCGAGCGGTCCAACCGGCTGGCGTCCTACCTGCACTCCCGCGGGCTGGGATGTCACACGCCGCGGTCGGACCTGTCTGCGCACGAGACCGGCCAGGATCTCCTGGGGATCTACGCCTACAACGGCAATGAGTTCGTCGAAACCCTGCTGGGCAGCTTCCGGGCCCGGGTGGCGCCGTTCAACGTCAACTACCGCTATGTGCGCAAGGAATTGGCATACCTGCTGGCTGATTCCGGCGCCACCGCACTGGTGTACCACGCCGCGTTCGCGCCCACCCTGGCCGAGGTACTCCCCGACCTCCCCCAGCTCAAAGTGCTCATCCAGATCGCCGACGACTCCGGCAACGCCCTGCTCGACGGGGCGGTCGACTACGAGACGGTGCTGGCGGACAGCTCACCGGAACCCCCTCCGGTGCAGCCCTCGCCCGACGACCTGTATGTGCTCTACACCGGCGGCACCACCGGGATGCCCAAGGGTGTGCTCTGGCGTCAGCACGACATCTTCATGGGCTCGTTCGGCGGCCGCAACCTCATGACCGCCGAAGAGGTCAGCTCCATCGACGACATCGTGGGGCCGGTCCGGGAGAACCCGGGCGTCAAGCTGATGATCCTGCCGCCGCTGATCCACGGCGCCGCGCAGTGGGCGGTGATGACCGCGATCAACACCGGCCAAACCCTCGTCTTCCCTTCGGTTGTGGACCATTTCGACGCCGACGACGTGGTACGCGCCATTGAGCGGGAGAAAGTGCTGTCGGTGACCGTGGTCGGCGACGCGATGGCCCGGCCGCTGCTCGACGCGATCCGCAAGGGCACGGCCGATGTGTCGTCGCTGCTGGTGGTGGCCAACGGCGGCGCCCTGCTGACGCCGTACGTCAAGCAGCAGATCGTCGAGACCCTGCCCGGCGCCATGGTGATCGACGGGGTCGGTTCGTCGGAGACCGGCGCCCAGATGCGTCACATGTCGACCTCGGGTGCGGTCTCCACCGGAACCTTCGCCGGTGGACCGGACACCTGTGTGGTGGCCGAGGACCTCGGGACCGTCTTGCAACCCGGGCACGACGGCCTGGGCTGGCTCGGTCAGCGCGGCTATGTCCCCCTGGGCTACAAGGGCGATGCCGCCAAGACCGCGGCGACGTTCCCGGTGATCGGTGAGACGCGCTTCGCGGTTCCCGGCGACCGAGCGCGGCACCTGGAAGACGGATCGATCGAGCTGCTCGGCCGGGATTCGGTGACGATCAACTCCGGCGGGGAGAAGATCTTCGCCGAAGAGGTCGAGACGGCCCTCGCGTCACATCCGGGCGTCATCGACGTGGTGGTCGCGGGCCGGCCCAGTGAACGCTGGGGCCAGGAGGTGGTGGCCGTGGTGGCCCTCGCCGAGGGTGCTGCCGTCACGGCCGCCGAGCTCATCGAGCATGCAGGCGGGTCACTGGCACGCTACAAGCTGCCCAAGGCAGTGGTGTTTCGGTCGACGATCGTGCGCAGTCCGGCCGGCAAGGCCGACTACCGGTGGGCGCGCGAGCAGGCCCAGCAGGGCTGA
- a CDS encoding aldehyde dehydrogenase family protein produces the protein MLEKQRRSFVADGPPSDAVRRNRIDRLLAMVLDNVDAFTAAMAQDFGTRSRAASLATEMVGMVPVVEHTRSHVRQWMRPSKLLRAARLVGLRAEVQPSPLGVVGIIGPWNFPLQLVVVPAAAAFAAGNRVMVKMSEITSRTAEVMQQLAPKYFDENEFAVVTGGADVAAAFAGLPFDHVFFTGSPSVGALVQRAAADNLVPVTLELGGKNPVVVAPGADIRRSAKRIASARMVNGGQVCVCPDYVLVPENDIDAFVDVARQTLRDMFPTILDNGDYCSSVNDANFDRVLGLIDDARDRGAVVESIAPDGETLPDRAVRKIAPTIVRGVDATMRIADEEIFGPVLTVQGYGTLDEAIEMINARPAPLVAYWFGPGDKNFRDFVRRTRSGGVARNDFAAQMIPSGAPFGGVGRSGMGAYHGKAGFDAFSHYRTVVGSDLPFSMTGSAAPPFKPAMRFYADAMLRSARNRTRRRLKRR, from the coding sequence CTGCTGGAGAAGCAGCGGCGGTCCTTCGTGGCCGACGGGCCGCCCAGTGACGCCGTCCGGCGCAACCGCATCGACCGATTGCTGGCGATGGTGCTGGACAACGTCGACGCCTTCACCGCGGCGATGGCGCAGGACTTCGGCACCCGGTCGCGGGCGGCCTCACTGGCCACCGAGATGGTCGGCATGGTCCCGGTGGTCGAGCACACCAGATCGCATGTCCGCCAATGGATGCGTCCCAGCAAGCTGCTGCGTGCCGCCCGTCTGGTCGGCTTGCGTGCCGAGGTGCAGCCCAGTCCGCTCGGCGTGGTGGGCATCATCGGGCCGTGGAACTTCCCGCTGCAACTGGTGGTGGTGCCGGCCGCGGCGGCCTTCGCGGCAGGCAACCGGGTGATGGTCAAGATGTCCGAGATCACTTCGCGCACGGCCGAGGTGATGCAGCAGCTGGCGCCAAAGTACTTCGACGAGAACGAGTTCGCCGTCGTCACCGGCGGCGCCGACGTGGCAGCCGCGTTCGCCGGTCTGCCCTTCGATCACGTCTTTTTCACCGGCTCGCCGTCGGTGGGCGCGCTGGTGCAACGCGCCGCCGCGGACAATCTGGTCCCGGTGACCTTGGAACTGGGCGGGAAGAATCCCGTCGTGGTGGCGCCGGGCGCCGACATTCGCCGCTCGGCGAAGCGGATCGCGTCGGCCCGCATGGTCAACGGCGGTCAGGTCTGCGTGTGTCCGGACTATGTCCTGGTGCCCGAGAATGACATTGACGCCTTCGTCGACGTGGCCCGGCAGACCCTACGGGACATGTTCCCGACGATCCTGGACAACGGCGACTACTGCTCGAGCGTCAACGACGCCAACTTCGACCGGGTGCTGGGCCTGATCGACGACGCGCGCGACCGCGGAGCCGTCGTGGAGAGCATCGCGCCCGACGGGGAGACACTGCCGGATCGCGCTGTCCGCAAGATCGCCCCCACCATCGTGCGTGGCGTTGACGCGACCATGCGCATCGCCGACGAGGAGATCTTCGGTCCGGTGCTGACGGTGCAGGGCTACGGCACCCTCGACGAGGCGATCGAGATGATCAACGCGCGCCCCGCTCCGCTGGTCGCCTACTGGTTCGGGCCGGGCGACAAGAACTTCCGGGACTTCGTACGGCGCACCAGAAGCGGCGGTGTGGCCCGCAACGACTTTGCCGCGCAGATGATTCCGTCCGGGGCACCGTTCGGCGGCGTGGGCCGCAGCGGCATGGGTGCCTACCACGGCAAGGCGGGCTTTGACGCGTTCAGTCACTACCGGACCGTGGTGGGCTCAGATCTGCCGTTCAGTATGACCGGCAGCGCGGCACCACCGTTCAAGCCGGCGATGCGGTTCTACGCCGATGCGATGCTGCGCTCGGCGCGTAACCGGACTCGTCGGCGACTGAAGCGCCGCTGA
- a CDS encoding NAD(P)-dependent oxidoreductase — MSATDQIVGFVGAGKMGEPMVLRLVAAGYRVQVYARRPEVRERLAAAGAVPVDSAAATARDAGIVVSCLFSDAQLLDVAAGADGLLANADPGTVVVSHTTGTVSTLSKLAEEFPDGPVLVDAPVSGGAHDIEAGTLTVLLGGPDDAVARAQRVLAAYADPVIATGELGTALNLKLINNVLFAANAQLAAAAVALGKSLGVRDTSLFEALSQCSGGSRAAGYVQSAGGVDSFAKVVAPFMRKDVAACIEAAADRGVELGLLQTVAQNGPLDLS, encoded by the coding sequence ATGAGCGCAACGGACCAGATCGTCGGATTCGTTGGAGCCGGCAAGATGGGCGAACCGATGGTCCTGCGCCTGGTTGCCGCCGGGTACCGCGTTCAGGTGTATGCGCGCCGGCCCGAGGTGCGCGAGCGCCTCGCGGCCGCCGGCGCCGTGCCGGTGGATTCGGCCGCCGCGACCGCCCGTGATGCCGGCATCGTGGTCAGCTGCCTGTTCTCCGACGCGCAACTGCTCGACGTCGCCGCCGGCGCCGACGGCTTGCTGGCCAATGCCGACCCGGGCACTGTCGTGGTGTCCCACACCACCGGAACGGTGAGCACGCTGTCCAAACTGGCGGAGGAGTTCCCGGACGGCCCGGTGCTGGTGGATGCTCCGGTGAGCGGCGGCGCTCACGACATCGAGGCCGGCACGCTGACGGTGCTGCTCGGCGGCCCCGACGACGCGGTGGCCCGCGCGCAGCGGGTCTTGGCGGCTTACGCCGACCCGGTGATCGCCACCGGCGAGCTGGGCACCGCGCTCAACCTCAAGCTGATCAACAACGTGCTGTTCGCCGCCAATGCGCAACTGGCCGCCGCGGCGGTCGCGTTGGGCAAGAGTCTAGGGGTGCGCGACACCAGCCTGTTCGAGGCACTGTCGCAGTGCAGTGGCGGCAGCCGGGCCGCGGGGTACGTGCAGTCGGCTGGTGGTGTGGACAGCTTCGCCAAAGTCGTTGCGCCCTTTATGCGCAAGGACGTTGCGGCCTGTATCGAGGCCGCCGCGGACCGTGGCGTCGAACTGGGCCTGCTGCAGACCGTGGCCCAAAACGGGCCACTGGACCTGTCGTGA